One Skermanella pratensis genomic window, CGACGCGGTCGCGGCCCAGGCCGTGGCGCATCCCGCGGCGGGCAAGGCGGGGCTGCGCGCGACGGTCGAGCGGGGCCAGGCGCCGGGCGGGCGAGCCTTCAGCCGCACCGTCCATGCGGACCCTTCCGGCCGCGTGCTGTGCGAGCATTGGACGATCGCCGGGGCCGGGCACGCCTGGGCCGGCGGCAGCCCGTCCGGGTCCTACACCGACCCGACCGGACCGGACGCGACGCGGGAGATGCTGCGCTTCTTCCTGTCGCACCGGAACGACCGGGCGGGCACCGCCTGACGCGGGCGTAGGCTCAGCCGCGCAGGCGCAGGGCGACGATGGTCACGTCGCCCTTGGGCCCGCCCGCGCCGGCGAAGGCGGCGGCATCCTCGCGCAAGCCGGCGGCGACGGCTTCCGGCGGTGCGGACAGCACGCTCTCCAGCACGCCGCGCAGCCGCTGCTCGCCGAACGTGACTCCCGCGGGGTCGGCGGCATCCGCCAGCCCGCGGGTATAGACCACCAGCCCGTCGCCGGGCTGGAGCGAGATCTCGCCGCCCGAAGCTCCCTCCTCGCCGCCATCCCCGCCGAGCGGCGGGCCGCGGCGGCCGGCGAGCGGCAGGACGCCCAGCATGCCGCTCAGCACCACCGGGGCCGGCATGCCCGCGTTGGCGTGGCGAAGGGCGCCGCCCTTGGCCGGGAACAGGCCGACGAACAGGCCGACCGGAAAACCCCCGTGGAGTTCCCGTCCGACCGAGGCGACCACCTCCGCCGGGTTCCCGCCCTTCTCCACGGCGGCGCGGGCAAGCGCCCGGACGCGCGCGGCGGTCAGCACGGCGGCGACCCCGGAGCCGGCAACGGTGCCGACCAGGAAACAGGTGCCGCCGCCGGGTGCCGGCAGGATGTCGTGGAAGTCCCCGCCCAGCCCGGGCTCCGCGCCGGCGGCGCCGGACGCCGGTTCCGCCAGGATCGCGGCGTCCACCGGGAAGCCGGGGCCGGGTGGCGGGAAGCCCTGCCGCGCCAGGGCCGCCCGCAGCGCCCGCGCGGCCCGCCGGTCGAGCGCCTGGCTCTCGCGGGCGACCGCCACCTCCTGACGGAGCCGGCGCCGCTCCAGGCAGGCATCCACCCGCTGCTGCAGCTGCATCACGTTGAAGGGTTTCGCCAGATAGTCGGTGGCGCCCATCTCGATGCACTGGATCGTGTCTTCCATGTTGGTGATCGCGGAGATCACCACGACGGGAGTGTTGGCCAGCAGGCCTTCCTTCTTAAGGCGGCGCACGACCTCGGTCCCGCCGATCCGCGGCAGGTTGAGGTCGAGCAGGATCAGGTCGAAGGTGTTGGCCTTGGCCAGGTCGAGCGCCTGGCGGCCGTCGTTGGCGACCGTCAGTTCGGTGAACCCGGCCTTGCGCAGGTATAGCTCGATCAGTTGCTGGCTGAACTCGTCGTCCTCGACGACGAGCAGGCGCTCGGTCCGGGATGCGGTGATGGCTTGAGCCATTGGGGAGACCTCGATCATGCATGATCACCGGCGGCATCGGGGCCTTTCCGTTGGCTTCGCCATCGGGGCGGCACGCCACCGGTTGCTGAAAAAGACGCGAAGGAAATCGACGGTGTTGCGTCAAGGCGTCCGGAGCGGGAGACGTCTTGCAACCCAGGTTAATCAGCATTCTAAGTGATATTTCGTATAGGTGCAATGATTATCGCCTCTGCCCCTTATATTGAGCACTACCATGCCAATGCAACCATGGCTAAGGTGCTGAACCCGGCAAGATTACCCGGAGCATCGCGTTGGGCCGGGACTGCGCGGAGAGGGGAACGGAAATGAAGCGATTTGGACCGAGGTTTGCCGCCCTGGCAACCTCCATGGGATTGCCGTGCGGCGTCTGGGCCGGCGCCGCACTCGCCGCATGGCTCGCCGCGGCGCCGGCGCTGGCGGGCACCGTGCTCGAACAGAGCCTGGCCTCGCCGACGCTCGGCCGCGATTACCGTTTCACGGTCTATCTGCCGGATGGTTACGCCGACGCGTGCCTGTCCTATCCGGTGCTGTACCTGCTGCACGGCGCCAATGGCGACGAACATGACTGGCTGGTCAAGGGCAAGGCCGAATCGACCCTGGACGCGCTGATCGCCGGGGGAGCCGTCCCCCCGACGGTGGTCGTGATGCCCGGCCACAAGCAGATGTGGTGGGTGGACGCCAACGCGGAGAAATCCCAGACCGTGCTGATGACCGAACTGCTGCCGGAGGTCGAGCGCCGGTTCCGCACGATCGCCGACCGTTCCGGCCGCCTGGTGGCGGGCCTGTCGGCGGGCGGCCTCGCCGCGGCCCGCCTGTCTTTCCAGTATCCCGACCGGTTCGCCGCCGCCGGCGCGCTGAGCCCCGCGGTCTACGAACCGTTGCCGCCTTCCACCTCGTCGGCGATGAAGGACCCGCCCTTCCAGAAGGACGGCAAGTTCGATCCGGAGACATGGCAGAGCTTGAGCTGGCGCACCCTGTTCGACGGCTACCGCGCCCAACCGCTGGTGGTCCCCTTTTACATCAACAGCGGCGACATCGACCGGTTCGAGATCGCCTACCACGCGGCCGTCCTGTTCCGGGACCTGCACCGCCACCAGCCGGGCAAGGCGGTCTTCCGGGTGGTCGCGGGCGACCATGAATGGCCGGTCTGGGCGAGCACGCTGGGCGATGCGCTGAAGTACCTGTCGGGCCATGTCAGCGGGCCGGTCGAGTCTCCGCCGACGGCGTGCCCGCCGAAGAAGTAACGGCTGCTCGCCGGGGGGAATGGTCCGCCTTCGGCTCGCGGCCATTCCCCCGGTGCTCCGGCGGGGCGAAGGCCGGCCCCGGGCTTCCACGGCACCACGACCGGGTCCTTCAGGGAGTCGGTGTTCAAGCCTCTGAAAAGCAAAACCCCATGGCCCGCCGGCATTCGCATGCCGGCGGGCCATGGGGCCAAGCCGTTCCGGTCTACGGGAGACGGTCAGTTGTCCAGGATGACGTCGGGCGGCAGCGTGATGCCATGCTTTTCGGCCGCAGCCTTGGACATGAAGAATTTCGGCTTCGGCAGCAGGACCGGCAGGGTGGCGGGGTTGGCGCCGTTGAGCACCTTTGCCATCTGCTCGGCGGCGGTGATGCCCATGTCGGTTGCGGATGCCCCGTAGGCCGCGAGCCAGCCGGCCTTGGTGTAGGTCTGGGTGGCTCCAAACAGCGGCACCATGTTGCCGATCGCGGCATGGATC contains:
- a CDS encoding SpoIIE family protein phosphatase translates to MAQAITASRTERLLVVEDDEFSQQLIELYLRKAGFTELTVANDGRQALDLAKANTFDLILLDLNLPRIGGTEVVRRLKKEGLLANTPVVVISAITNMEDTIQCIEMGATDYLAKPFNVMQLQQRVDACLERRRLRQEVAVARESQALDRRAARALRAALARQGFPPPGPGFPVDAAILAEPASGAAGAEPGLGGDFHDILPAPGGGTCFLVGTVAGSGVAAVLTAARVRALARAAVEKGGNPAEVVASVGRELHGGFPVGLFVGLFPAKGGALRHANAGMPAPVVLSGMLGVLPLAGRRGPPLGGDGGEEGASGGEISLQPGDGLVVYTRGLADAADPAGVTFGEQRLRGVLESVLSAPPEAVAAGLREDAAAFAGAGGPKGDVTIVALRLRG
- a CDS encoding alpha/beta hydrolase, translated to MKRFGPRFAALATSMGLPCGVWAGAALAAWLAAAPALAGTVLEQSLASPTLGRDYRFTVYLPDGYADACLSYPVLYLLHGANGDEHDWLVKGKAESTLDALIAGGAVPPTVVVMPGHKQMWWVDANAEKSQTVLMTELLPEVERRFRTIADRSGRLVAGLSAGGLAAARLSFQYPDRFAAAGALSPAVYEPLPPSTSSAMKDPPFQKDGKFDPETWQSLSWRTLFDGYRAQPLVVPFYINSGDIDRFEIAYHAAVLFRDLHRHQPGKAVFRVVAGDHEWPVWASTLGDALKYLSGHVSGPVESPPTACPPKK